In Nitrospirota bacterium, one genomic interval encodes:
- a CDS encoding protein-glutamate O-methyltransferase CheR yields MTINLTLQDATFKQLRDFVYEKCGIFIPDTKKYLLENRLVKRIQEKNLSSFEDYLYLVVYGNNSGELARLFDAVTTNETYFFREPQQLDVFSNHIVPKVLAEKKTNDINVWSAASSTGEEPYNLVMLLREKVPSIRMQVMGSDISEGVIESARRASYSSYSIRNVPPAYMSKYFKANGQNFDLDSSVRNAVTFKNMNLIDGAKMKTVRNMDVIFVRNVLIYFDDKAKQKVVSYLYDALRPGGYLFVGSSESLHNVTRAFKPLVINKVVVYQRG; encoded by the coding sequence ATGACGATTAATCTGACACTCCAGGATGCTACGTTCAAACAGCTCAGGGACTTTGTCTATGAGAAGTGCGGCATCTTCATCCCTGACACCAAGAAGTATCTTCTTGAAAACCGGCTGGTAAAGAGGATACAGGAGAAGAATCTCTCCAGTTTTGAGGATTACCTCTACCTTGTTGTCTATGGCAACAACAGCGGAGAACTTGCCAGGCTCTTTGATGCGGTCACCACAAACGAAACCTACTTCTTCCGCGAACCCCAGCAGCTCGACGTATTCAGCAATCACATTGTGCCGAAGGTCCTTGCCGAGAAGAAGACCAACGATATTAATGTTTGGTCAGCCGCCAGTTCAACCGGTGAAGAACCCTATAACCTGGTAATGCTGCTCCGGGAGAAGGTGCCGTCGATCCGCATGCAGGTGATGGGCTCTGATATCAGCGAGGGCGTGATCGAGTCGGCACGGAGGGCAAGCTACAGCTCCTACTCCATCCGGAATGTCCCGCCTGCCTATATGTCCAAATATTTTAAGGCCAATGGCCAAAACTTTGATCTGGACAGCTCGGTGCGGAATGCGGTCACTTTCAAAAACATGAACCTGATCGATGGTGCCAAGATGAAGACAGTCCGGAACATGGATGTCATCTTTGTAAGGAATGTCCTGATCTATTTTGACGATAAGGCAAAACAGAAGGTGGTCTCATACCTCTACGACGCCTTGCGGCCCGGCGGATATCTTTTCGTCGGATCATCAGAGAGTCTACATAATGTGACCCGAGCGTTCAAGCCGCTGGTTATCAATAAAGTTGTCGTGTATCAGAGGGGGTAG
- a CDS encoding response regulator gives MKILVVDDCATTRKLLTLYLKSKGYEVVTAENGLDGLEKVGREGVNLVLSDLNMPYMDGLEFVKSLRANPDTAELPVVMVTTEADPEEKEKAMKAGANGYMIKPVTAEMVAQNIKEIMKELFGKGGGSNV, from the coding sequence ATGAAAATATTGGTAGTTGACGACTGTGCGACGACGCGAAAACTCCTTACGCTGTATCTGAAGTCAAAGGGGTATGAGGTCGTCACTGCAGAAAATGGCCTTGACGGCCTCGAAAAAGTGGGCAGGGAGGGTGTCAACCTCGTGCTTTCCGACCTGAATATGCCCTATATGGACGGTCTTGAGTTCGTCAAGAGTCTGCGGGCGAACCCTGATACGGCCGAACTTCCGGTTGTTATGGTCACGACCGAGGCAGACCCCGAGGAGAAAGAAAAGGCCATGAAAGCAGGCGCCAATGGATATATGATAAAGCCGGTGACCGCTGAGATGGTTGCACAGAACATAAAAGAAATCATGAAAGAATTATTTGGAAAGGGAGGTGGCTCCAATGTTTGA
- the cheY gene encoding chemotaxis response regulator CheY, with product MFDAKMKFLVVDDFSTMRRIVKNILKQLGYENIDEAEDGAQAFSKLQNGEYDFVVSDWNMPNMDGLELLKKIRSDERLKAMPVLMVTAEAEKDKVITAIQAGVNNYIVKPFTAEVLKEKMDRIFEKLGK from the coding sequence ATGTTTGATGCGAAGATGAAATTTTTGGTCGTGGATGATTTCTCTACCATGAGGAGGATCGTCAAAAATATCCTCAAACAACTCGGGTATGAGAATATCGATGAAGCGGAAGATGGCGCCCAGGCATTTTCGAAGCTGCAAAACGGCGAGTACGATTTTGTAGTTTCCGACTGGAATATGCCGAACATGGACGGGCTCGAACTGCTGAAGAAAATCAGAAGCGATGAGCGCCTCAAGGCCATGCCGGTCCTGATGGTGACTGCCGAAGCGGAGAAGGACAAGGTCATCACCGCAATCCAGGCCGGTGTTAATAACTACATTGTGAAGCCTTTCACGGCGGAAGTCCTGAAGGAAAAGATGGACAGGATATTTGAAAAGCTGGGGAAATAA
- a CDS encoding chemotaxis protein CheA — protein sequence MADEMDEIIAEFITEAEESLDKIDPLFIELEAKGYDKEMLNDIFRSMHTIKGAAGFLGFKNIVEVAHKSESILKRLREQEIVMSTRLMDSILKSVDMLKLLLQHLKLKDNVEEDITPTITQLDTALHSAMDEETPAAAEVVMQADRPEQTRAEAPKEETQKQEPKQPPAEAPGKEEKKIATVPVAVLQEPAAPPSKMQSTLPAQEALQTLRIDVERVDKVMDLTGEMVLVRNRLLNIANYLESRYAEDQNVEHLLGTVAFLDLVTSDMQLAVMKMRMQPLKKVFGKFPRLVRDLSNNIGKDVELVLSGEDTEVDRTVIEHIGDPMVHIIRNAIDHGLESRDERANSGKPVRGTLSIRAFQQGNTIIIEVADDGKGIDVEKVKRKAIEKKLISEEEAARMADENAINLIFLPGFSTMDKATELSGRGVGMDVVKTNISKLNGYVEIMSKKGVGSTFRISIPLTLAILQALMVRAGSSQFAIPLAPVEETIKVQRKEIDNVTGQKVLVVREKVCPLFELTDILNLDDRGDNDYRYVLVITIGDRKFCVAVDELLGQEEVVIKTIHGIETDSSYILGATITGEGKVVLILDLAGISRNVIGALKV from the coding sequence ATGGCAGACGAAATGGATGAAATTATAGCCGAGTTTATTACCGAGGCGGAGGAATCTCTCGATAAAATAGATCCGCTTTTTATAGAGCTCGAAGCCAAGGGCTATGACAAGGAGATGCTGAACGACATCTTCAGGTCCATGCATACGATTAAGGGTGCTGCCGGCTTTTTGGGGTTCAAGAATATTGTTGAGGTTGCCCACAAGTCAGAGAGCATTCTCAAGCGGCTTCGTGAGCAGGAGATCGTGATGTCGACCAGACTCATGGACTCAATTCTGAAAAGCGTTGATATGCTGAAACTGCTCCTGCAGCACCTGAAACTGAAAGACAACGTGGAAGAAGATATTACGCCGACGATCACGCAGCTTGATACGGCCCTGCATTCGGCAATGGATGAAGAGACTCCGGCTGCCGCCGAAGTGGTTATGCAGGCGGACCGTCCCGAACAGACCAGGGCGGAAGCACCAAAGGAAGAGACTCAGAAGCAGGAGCCGAAGCAGCCTCCGGCAGAAGCCCCCGGGAAGGAAGAGAAAAAGATCGCAACGGTGCCTGTGGCGGTTCTGCAGGAACCGGCAGCGCCTCCCTCAAAGATGCAGTCGACGCTTCCTGCGCAGGAAGCGTTGCAGACCCTCAGGATTGACGTCGAGCGGGTTGACAAGGTCATGGACCTTACCGGCGAGATGGTCCTGGTCAGAAACAGGCTGTTGAACATCGCAAACTATCTCGAATCACGCTATGCAGAAGATCAGAATGTTGAGCATCTTCTGGGTACGGTCGCCTTCCTCGACCTTGTGACGTCAGACATGCAGCTTGCGGTCATGAAGATGCGCATGCAGCCGCTCAAAAAGGTATTCGGCAAATTTCCGCGGCTGGTCCGCGACCTCTCAAATAACATCGGCAAGGATGTGGAACTGGTTCTGTCGGGCGAAGATACTGAGGTTGACCGCACGGTAATTGAGCATATCGGCGACCCCATGGTCCATATCATCAGAAACGCCATTGACCACGGTCTTGAATCGAGAGATGAGCGGGCGAATTCAGGCAAGCCGGTCAGGGGCACGCTCTCGATACGGGCTTTTCAGCAGGGCAACACGATTATCATCGAAGTCGCTGATGACGGAAAGGGAATCGATGTAGAAAAGGTAAAGAGAAAGGCGATCGAAAAGAAGCTGATCAGCGAGGAAGAGGCTGCACGCATGGCTGACGAAAATGCGATCAACCTCATCTTCCTGCCCGGATTTTCGACCATGGATAAGGCTACTGAACTGAGCGGCCGCGGCGTCGGCATGGACGTGGTCAAAACGAACATCTCGAAGCTTAACGGCTATGTGGAGATTATGAGCAAAAAGGGTGTCGGCTCCACGTTCAGGATCAGCATACCTCTTACGCTTGCCATCCTGCAGGCCCTGATGGTGCGGGCAGGCAGCAGTCAGTTTGCGATCCCCCTTGCCCCGGTTGAAGAGACCATCAAGGTGCAGCGGAAGGAGATCGACAATGTTACCGGGCAGAAGGTGCTTGTGGTCCGCGAGAAGGTCTGCCCCCTGTTTGAATTGACGGATATTCTGAACCTCGATGACCGCGGGGACAACGATTACCGCTATGTTCTGGTCATCACGATCGGCGACCGAAAGTTTTGTGTTGCCGTGGATGAGCTATTGGGTCAGGAAGAGGTTGTGATCAAGACCATACACGGGATAGAAACAGATTCATCCTATATCCTTGGGGCCACGATAACCGGTGAGGGCAAGGTTGTGCTTATTCTCGATCTGGCCGGAATATCGAGAAACGTGATAGGGGCACTAAAAGTTTAA
- a CDS encoding protein phosphatase CheZ, producing MQQYIGFHLNDSEYSIPILKVREIISMPELTKMPQSLEYIEGVTNLRGSIIPIVNLKKLVNLGNQENLGAKVIVVASGSMTFGVLVDDITGVITIDESAIEPPEKFMSSNMEQVEGVAKLKDRLIVLLDTRHLIPGEDMGAFEDVIMDVTESADGTVEVVKKVHTIAGETTIKETHDAKEFFEKRGINAQDPRYLIVDDLMSFMDAMAANDHEKADLAIQNIVKKGQSELFTEVGKMTRKMHDSIKSFRDALDPKLKDIANVEMPNAVDRLHFVISKTEEAANKTMGIVEKYLLGMDDLSAQIRKLKEPEDAISYLKTFRNGLEDDMTEILTTQAFQDLTGQTIKKVIKLVGEIESELVRLIATFGVKIDTGAVAEAPVAEQVSQSGVDDLLKDFGF from the coding sequence ATGCAGCAGTATATCGGTTTTCACCTGAACGACAGCGAGTACTCAATTCCCATCCTCAAGGTGAGGGAGATCATCAGCATGCCTGAGCTGACGAAGATGCCGCAGTCCCTTGAATATATTGAAGGTGTGACGAACCTCCGGGGCAGCATCATTCCTATCGTCAACCTCAAAAAGCTTGTGAACCTCGGCAATCAGGAGAATCTTGGGGCCAAGGTGATCGTGGTGGCAAGCGGCAGCATGACCTTCGGTGTGCTGGTCGACGATATTACCGGCGTCATCACGATCGACGAGTCGGCCATTGAACCGCCTGAGAAGTTTATGAGCAGCAATATGGAGCAGGTCGAGGGAGTCGCTAAACTGAAGGACAGGCTCATTGTATTGCTCGATACCAGGCATCTGATACCGGGTGAGGACATGGGCGCCTTTGAGGATGTGATCATGGACGTAACTGAATCGGCCGACGGCACGGTGGAAGTCGTGAAAAAGGTGCATACCATTGCAGGTGAAACCACCATAAAAGAGACGCACGACGCCAAGGAGTTTTTTGAGAAGCGGGGAATCAATGCCCAGGACCCGCGGTATCTGATCGTTGACGACCTCATGAGCTTTATGGACGCAATGGCCGCGAATGACCATGAAAAGGCAGATCTTGCCATTCAGAACATCGTAAAGAAGGGCCAGTCAGAGCTGTTTACCGAAGTCGGCAAGATGACCAGAAAGATGCATGACTCGATCAAGAGCTTTCGGGATGCGCTCGATCCTAAGTTGAAAGATATCGCCAATGTCGAGATGCCGAATGCGGTTGACCGTCTGCATTTTGTCATCTCCAAGACGGAAGAGGCGGCGAATAAGACCATGGGCATTGTGGAAAAGTATCTCCTCGGTATGGACGACCTCTCTGCCCAGATCAGGAAGCTGAAAGAACCCGAGGACGCCATTTCCTATCTCAAGACTTTCAGAAATGGCCTTGAGGACGACATGACCGAGATCCTTACCACCCAGGCATTCCAGGATTTGACCGGGCAGACGATCAAGAAGGTGATCAAACTGGTAGGGGAGATCGAGTCAGAACTGGTCAGGCTTATCGCAACGTTCGGCGTGAAGATCGATACCGGCGCGGTTGCTGAAGCGCCGGTTGCAGAACAGGTCTCCCAGTCCGGTGTAGACGATCTGCTGAAGGATTTCGGATTCTGA
- a CDS encoding substrate-binding domain-containing protein, translated as MKRNIIITAAVVAFLVTLNLSAFADEIKLAGGGTVESTVITPIKAAFEKATGHKITFLKVGSKNAFGELLKGNVEAATADVGFNDLMEIAKKEKMDAGDPASYQHVVIAKDKLIFFTNKDNVVTKLSKDQLKGIITGKVQNWKEVGGKDMPTIVVWGKLSTGTNSMVSKNILDGEPQAKDVIEVNSSDDVKAMVISTPEGIGFGPIAMRDDKIKSPETPEVARPLILVTKGAPSANVQKLIDFVKGEGQKYIK; from the coding sequence ATGAAAAGGAACATTATTATCACAGCTGCGGTGGTGGCCTTCCTGGTAACACTGAATTTGTCAGCCTTTGCAGATGAGATCAAGCTTGCGGGAGGCGGAACCGTAGAATCGACAGTTATCACTCCGATAAAGGCAGCCTTTGAAAAGGCCACAGGCCACAAGATCACTTTTTTGAAGGTCGGTTCGAAGAATGCCTTTGGCGAACTTCTGAAAGGAAATGTCGAGGCAGCAACAGCTGACGTAGGTTTCAATGATCTTATGGAGATAGCCAAAAAAGAGAAGATGGACGCAGGCGATCCGGCCTCTTATCAGCATGTTGTGATAGCGAAGGATAAGCTCATCTTCTTTACCAACAAGGACAATGTTGTTACAAAACTCTCTAAGGATCAACTAAAAGGAATCATTACCGGTAAGGTCCAGAACTGGAAAGAGGTGGGCGGCAAGGACATGCCGACTATTGTGGTCTGGGGTAAACTTTCCACAGGTACCAACAGCATGGTTTCGAAGAATATCCTTGATGGCGAGCCTCAGGCAAAAGATGTTATCGAGGTGAACAGCTCGGATGATGTGAAGGCAATGGTTATTTCAACGCCTGAAGGCATTGGGTTTGGTCCTATTGCCATGCGCGATGACAAGATCAAATCGCCTGAGACTCCTGAGGTTGCGAGGCCGCTCATACTTGTAACCAAAGGCGCGCCAAGCGCCAATGTCCAGAAACTGATCGATTTTGTTAAAGGCGAAGGCCAGAAGTATATCAAATAG
- a CDS encoding substrate-binding domain-containing protein, which yields MKKTIPYGAVMVFLVVLAATSFAEELRVAGGGGPVENILKPIKPHFEKATGITLNIMQAGGTAAFKELAAGRIEIATAGMSWDDLLGALKKESFEVSNPAEYQPVTIGKGGVFVLVHKDNPVAKLSKEQLKGIFTGKIGDWRDLGGKPMPILVVLGKLNPGTNNTFQKQMLDGEPYTKDLLEATTAEDVRVNVASNPEAIAFGPSTLIDSSVRSPETPEVSRPIILVTRGKLSPNAQKLINYINNEGKEYIKK from the coding sequence ATGAAAAAGACAATACCGTACGGTGCGGTCATGGTTTTCCTTGTCGTATTGGCCGCAACATCTTTTGCCGAGGAGCTGAGAGTTGCCGGCGGTGGCGGACCGGTAGAGAATATCCTGAAGCCGATTAAGCCTCATTTCGAAAAGGCAACCGGCATTACCCTAAACATCATGCAGGCAGGCGGGACTGCTGCATTCAAGGAACTTGCTGCAGGCCGCATTGAAATTGCAACCGCAGGCATGAGTTGGGATGATCTTCTTGGTGCGCTTAAAAAGGAGAGCTTTGAAGTTTCAAATCCAGCAGAATATCAGCCTGTGACGATCGGCAAGGGGGGGGTATTTGTACTCGTCCATAAGGACAACCCTGTTGCGAAGCTTTCAAAGGAACAGTTGAAAGGGATTTTTACCGGGAAGATTGGCGACTGGAGGGATCTTGGCGGCAAACCCATGCCTATCCTTGTTGTGCTCGGTAAATTGAACCCTGGCACGAACAACACCTTTCAGAAGCAGATGCTTGATGGCGAGCCTTATACAAAAGATCTTCTCGAAGCCACTACTGCCGAGGATGTGAGGGTGAATGTGGCGTCAAACCCTGAGGCCATTGCGTTTGGGCCTTCAACGCTTATTGATTCGTCGGTCAGATCACCTGAAACGCCTGAGGTATCAAGGCCGATTATCCTGGTAACCAGGGGGAAACTATCTCCTAATGCCCAGAAACTTATTAATTACATCAACAACGAAGGAAAAGAGTATATAAAGAAATAG
- a CDS encoding hemerythrin family protein produces MALITWKEDLSVNIAEMDKEHKQLVVMINELHEAMSSGKGKDVLGGVLARLIDYTKFHFAAEEKLMESNKYPGYLSQKGEHDNLTKKVMDLKARLDAGNMVVTVEVMAFLKDWLTKHIMGQDKKYSSFLNAKGIK; encoded by the coding sequence ATGGCCCTGATAACGTGGAAAGAGGATTTAAGTGTCAATATCGCAGAGATGGACAAGGAGCATAAACAGTTAGTGGTGATGATCAATGAGCTTCATGAGGCCATGTCCTCCGGCAAAGGAAAAGATGTGCTTGGCGGGGTGCTTGCAAGGCTGATTGACTATACAAAGTTTCACTTTGCGGCAGAAGAAAAACTCATGGAATCCAACAAATACCCTGGGTATCTGAGCCAGAAAGGGGAACATGACAATCTGACAAAGAAAGTTATGGATCTCAAGGCCCGTTTAGATGCCGGCAATATGGTGGTCACCGTTGAGGTTATGGCATTTCTTAAGGACTGGCTGACAAAACATATCATGGGCCAGGACAAAAAGTATTCCAGTTTTTTGAATGCAAAAGGCATCAAATAA